In a single window of the bacterium genome:
- a CDS encoding M28 family peptidase yields MKWIGIPVLLILASCGGREPAPSLPQPDYRVSDLKGSVALSEVEWFLNSGSGVAGSPQASKAADYLAGRLRELGALTTIDAFEDATPEGIKTFRNVVGVIPGQKDRIVILGAHYDLKSGIDSFVGANDAGSGVGLLLALVPALKAVTAAGRPEVWLVFLDGEECRENYGANDGLHGSRHLAGKLAADGRAAQVQAFILADMIGDRDLGVTIPRNSDPALLAAVFKAANEAGTRTAFSLSDYSILDDHQPFLDKGIPAIDLIDFQYGSAPRLNDYWHTANDTLDKLSANSLEIVGQVVLRLLNALPVQSRSATFRADN; encoded by the coding sequence ATGAAGTGGATTGGTATCCCTGTGCTTCTGATTCTCGCTTCATGCGGGGGGCGTGAGCCTGCGCCCTCTTTACCCCAGCCTGATTACCGCGTATCTGATCTCAAAGGCTCGGTGGCGTTGAGTGAGGTTGAGTGGTTTTTAAATTCAGGGTCCGGGGTTGCGGGATCACCCCAGGCTTCCAAGGCGGCTGACTACCTGGCTGGCCGGTTGCGCGAACTGGGGGCGTTGACGACCATCGATGCCTTTGAAGACGCCACTCCTGAGGGGATCAAGACGTTCCGGAATGTGGTCGGTGTTATCCCCGGTCAGAAGGATCGTATTGTCATACTTGGTGCTCACTATGATCTGAAGTCAGGGATTGATTCCTTTGTTGGCGCAAATGACGCCGGGTCAGGGGTGGGGTTGCTGTTGGCGCTGGTGCCGGCCCTGAAAGCCGTTACGGCTGCCGGGCGGCCTGAAGTTTGGCTTGTCTTTCTGGATGGCGAAGAATGCCGGGAGAATTATGGTGCGAATGACGGGTTACATGGGAGCCGTCATCTGGCTGGAAAGTTGGCGGCTGATGGGCGCGCCGCCCAGGTACAGGCCTTTATTCTGGCGGATATGATTGGGGACAGGGATCTTGGCGTTACTATTCCGCGTAACAGTGATCCTGCTTTATTGGCGGCAGTATTCAAGGCGGCTAATGAAGCCGGAACGAGGACGGCATTTTCACTGAGTGACTATTCCATCCTGGATGATCATCAGCCATTTTTGGACAAGGGAATCCCGGCCATCGATTTGATTGATTTTCAGTATGGGTCAGCACCTCGACTCAATGACTATTGGCATACCGCCAACGACACGCTGGATAAGCTCAGTGCCAATAGCCTTGAAATCGTGGGGCAGGTTGTGTTGCGGCTGTTAAACGCTCTGCCGGTTCAGTCGAGGTCCGCCACCTTCAGGGCCGACAACTGA
- a CDS encoding ParB/RepB/Spo0J family partition protein, which translates to MALKHGLGRGLSALIKDTPAVAPAAAPAPASGGPLMVEVIKIRPSPFQPRRTFVREAMEELVASVREHGVLEPLLVRRAEDGYELIAGERRWRAAQEAGLKQVPVVVRDATDLEALEIGLIENLQRADLNVVEEAEGYLALAQTFKLTQDEIAQKVSKARASVANALRLLSLPKEVKKFLTEGLISAGHAKILLSLATEPEQCKMAERIIKEGVSVRELERLVEHSRKTPRKKAVEKEDIPASHLVYLSDKLHQHFGTSVQVHPCRTTANGRKVKGYIQLDIYTNDDLDRILDLCGLAER; encoded by the coding sequence ATGGCGTTAAAACACGGTTTAGGGCGGGGTTTGAGTGCGTTGATTAAGGATACTCCCGCCGTGGCGCCTGCAGCAGCTCCTGCACCTGCCTCAGGAGGGCCGCTGATGGTTGAGGTCATCAAGATAAGGCCCAGTCCGTTTCAGCCGCGGCGAACCTTTGTACGCGAGGCCATGGAGGAGTTGGTGGCCTCGGTTCGCGAACATGGCGTGCTGGAACCACTCCTGGTCCGCAGGGCAGAGGATGGCTATGAGTTGATTGCCGGGGAGCGGCGTTGGCGGGCGGCACAGGAGGCTGGTTTGAAGCAGGTGCCTGTGGTGGTGCGCGACGCGACAGACCTGGAGGCGCTCGAGATCGGGCTGATTGAAAATCTTCAGCGTGCGGATCTCAATGTGGTTGAGGAGGCCGAAGGCTATCTGGCGTTGGCTCAGACTTTCAAGCTTACGCAGGATGAGATTGCGCAAAAGGTCAGCAAGGCGCGGGCCTCGGTGGCCAATGCGCTTCGCCTTTTGTCTCTGCCCAAGGAGGTTAAGAAATTCCTGACCGAGGGCCTGATTTCGGCCGGGCATGCCAAGATTTTGCTCTCGCTGGCAACCGAGCCCGAGCAATGCAAAATGGCTGAACGCATTATCAAAGAGGGCGTGTCCGTCCGCGAGCTGGAGCGGCTTGTTGAGCATTCACGTAAGACTCCCCGAAAGAAGGCAGTCGAGAAGGAAGATATTCCGGCGAGCCATCTGGTGTATCTCTCGGATAAGCTGCATCAGCATTTTGGGACCAGTGTTCAGGTTCATCCCTGCCGGACAACGGCCAATGGACGGAAGGTCAAGGGGTACATTCAGCTTGATATTTATACGAATGACGACCTTGACCGTATCCTTGATCTGTGCGGACTTGCCGAACGCTGA
- a CDS encoding 3'-5' exonuclease has translation MFNWQLDRPLAVFDIESTGINPRTDRIIELSIVKLLPPKGMQELRTFIVNPGIPIPPESTAIHGITEADVAGKPLFRDMAAEIYRFLEGCDLAGYNIIRFDIPMLIEEFLRASINFSMEGRRMVDAQRIYHKREPRDLKAALQHYCGELFLEGHRAEADALATVRVLEGQFNRYPDLPRTMNELDKYCDLRDPAWVDRDGKLRWANGEIAINFGKKKGEKLSDLAKRDPNFLRWILKSDFASDTKAIVEKILNGEKITPIGSALNDQLSALKVADLD, from the coding sequence ATGTTTAATTGGCAACTTGACCGGCCTTTGGCTGTTTTTGATATTGAGTCTACGGGTATCAACCCGCGAACTGACCGTATTATTGAATTATCTATCGTAAAACTGCTCCCGCCCAAGGGCATGCAGGAATTGCGTACTTTTATCGTTAATCCAGGCATCCCGATTCCGCCCGAGTCCACGGCCATCCACGGTATTACCGAAGCGGATGTGGCTGGCAAGCCCCTCTTCAGGGACATGGCTGCAGAAATCTACCGCTTCTTAGAGGGCTGCGATCTGGCCGGCTACAACATCATCCGCTTCGATATCCCCATGTTGATTGAGGAATTCCTGCGCGCCAGCATCAACTTCAGCATGGAAGGCCGGCGCATGGTAGATGCCCAACGCATTTATCACAAGCGGGAACCCCGCGACCTCAAGGCCGCCCTGCAACACTACTGCGGAGAACTATTCCTGGAAGGACACCGGGCGGAAGCCGATGCCCTGGCCACCGTGCGGGTTCTTGAAGGGCAATTCAACCGCTATCCGGATCTCCCCCGAACGATGAATGAACTCGACAAGTACTGCGATCTTCGTGATCCGGCCTGGGTGGACCGCGACGGAAAACTCCGCTGGGCGAATGGTGAGATCGCCATTAATTTCGGCAAGAAAAAGGGCGAAAAACTCAGCGACCTGGCGAAACGGGATCCCAACTTCCTGCGCTGGATTCTGAAAAGTGATTTCGCGAGTGACACCAAGGCTATCGTTGAGAAAATATTGAATGGGGAAAAAATCACCCCGATAGGTTCCGCCCTGAATGATCAGTTGTCGGCCCTGAAGGTGGCGGACCTCGACTGA
- a CDS encoding small basic protein, whose product MSMHSSLKSADKIATKRNVLKRFERVDLLRKRGKWKEGSRGQGLPKTKPE is encoded by the coding sequence ATGTCGATGCATTCAAGTTTAAAGTCGGCGGATAAAATCGCCACAAAGCGTAATGTTCTTAAACGTTTCGAACGAGTTGACCTCCTGCGCAAGCGTGGGAAGTGGAAAGAGGGTAGCCGTGGACAAGGGCTCCCCAAAACCAAGCCTGAGTAA